One genomic window of Gracilinema caldarium DSM 7334 includes the following:
- a CDS encoding glycoside hydrolase family 13 protein, whose translation MNGAAIYHRATDSFCYSPDGTSLVIRLQSAVDDIVSIQLWAGDPHDWGRRPEADGGAWHWRCASQELQKIGSDGMRDFWEIRWTPPYKRARYFFRITFRDGSRYDYGEKGLLPTSPKAEASPTGDYWNAFVFPYINEVDVFKAPDWVAGTVWYQIFPERFRNGNKANDPAGTKSWKRGPVTNHEWYGGDLQGIIDGLDHIASLGCTGIYLTPIFASPSVHKYDTEDYLRIDPAFGTDEDLKNLVQACHTRGIRLMLDAVFNHCGKTFGPWLDVVEKGEASAYKDWFHINAFPLFPKGKDTGDSRDANFETFAFTTRMPKLNTANPEVREYLLKVAERYIQEFDIDGWRLDVSNEIDHVFWREFRRRVKALKPDAYIVGEIWHDAMPWLRGDQYDAVMNYPFGNAIVDFLLTKDWSKTASDFVYRISEISFMYPDRVIRSAFNLLDSHDTDRIVHLLGGRAMAKLALTMLFTLPGSPCIYYGTEYALEGGGDPDNRRCMIWDPTPEEEAFARFVRSLIALRREHWSLCADGRRQYVTDPAHPGFLGITIHHDTDRLRVLINRDEKPIPATVWKGLLGLDPSESVQNLLAESPLGPEDALPGRGAAVF comes from the coding sequence ATGAACGGTGCCGCGATCTATCACAGAGCAACAGATTCGTTTTGTTATTCCCCCGATGGGACAAGTCTTGTCATCCGATTGCAGAGTGCGGTTGATGATATAGTATCGATTCAGCTATGGGCTGGGGATCCCCATGATTGGGGACGGCGGCCGGAAGCGGACGGCGGTGCCTGGCATTGGCGGTGTGCTTCGCAGGAACTCCAAAAAATTGGCAGTGACGGTATGCGGGACTTTTGGGAAATTCGCTGGACCCCGCCTTACAAACGGGCCCGGTATTTTTTTAGGATTACCTTTAGAGACGGAAGCCGCTATGACTACGGCGAAAAGGGCCTCCTCCCCACCAGCCCCAAAGCGGAGGCCAGCCCCACTGGCGATTACTGGAACGCTTTTGTGTTTCCCTATATTAACGAGGTTGATGTATTTAAGGCCCCCGATTGGGTTGCAGGAACAGTCTGGTACCAAATTTTTCCCGAACGGTTCCGGAACGGAAATAAGGCCAATGACCCCGCTGGCACCAAGAGCTGGAAGCGGGGCCCCGTAACGAACCATGAATGGTACGGCGGCGACCTGCAGGGCATTATCGACGGTCTGGACCACATTGCAAGCCTGGGCTGTACCGGCATCTACCTGACGCCTATTTTTGCTTCCCCCTCGGTTCACAAGTACGATACGGAGGACTACCTCCGGATCGACCCCGCCTTTGGCACCGACGAAGACTTAAAAAATCTGGTACAGGCCTGCCATACCCGGGGCATACGGCTCATGCTGGACGCGGTGTTCAACCACTGCGGGAAAACCTTCGGCCCCTGGCTCGATGTGGTCGAAAAGGGCGAAGCCTCGGCCTATAAAGACTGGTTCCACATCAATGCATTCCCCCTCTTCCCCAAGGGTAAAGACACCGGAGACAGCCGGGACGCCAATTTCGAAACCTTTGCCTTTACGACCCGGATGCCCAAACTCAACACCGCAAACCCCGAAGTGCGGGAATATTTACTCAAGGTCGCGGAACGGTACATACAGGAATTTGATATTGATGGATGGCGGCTCGATGTTTCCAATGAAATTGACCATGTGTTTTGGCGGGAGTTCCGTAGGCGGGTAAAGGCCCTGAAACCGGATGCCTACATCGTAGGCGAAATATGGCACGATGCCATGCCCTGGCTCAGGGGGGACCAGTATGATGCGGTGATGAACTATCCCTTTGGGAATGCCATTGTAGACTTTTTGCTCACCAAAGACTGGAGCAAAACCGCCAGTGATTTTGTGTACCGGATTTCAGAAATATCCTTTATGTATCCCGATAGGGTGATCCGATCGGCTTTTAACCTGTTGGATTCCCATGATACGGACCGCATTGTCCACCTCTTGGGCGGCCGGGCCATGGCCAAACTTGCCCTGACCATGCTCTTTACCCTGCCGGGCTCTCCCTGCATCTATTACGGCACCGAATATGCCCTGGAAGGGGGCGGAGACCCGGACAACCGCCGCTGTATGATTTGGGACCCCACTCCGGAAGAAGAAGCCTTTGCCCGCTTTGTCCGCTCCCTCATAGCCCTGCGCCGCGAGCACTGGTCCCTCTGTGCCGACGGCAGGCGGCAGTATGTAACTGATCCTGCACACCCAGGTTTTTTGGGTATAACCATACACCATGATACGGATAGGCTCAGGGTGCTCATCAACCGGGATGAGAAACCGATACCAGCCACGGTCTGGAAGGGCCTTTTAGGTCTTGACCCCTCAGAGTCGGTGCAGAACCTGCTTGCCGAGAGCCCCCTGGGACCTGAGGATGCACTTCCCGGGCGAGGTGCGGCGGTGTTCTGA
- a CDS encoding nucleotidyltransferase substrate binding protein, producing MEEKLDNLRNQCFAAVQDFEKALDIDLTRLDAQLIDVIQNGQVQKFEIAVEICWKTIKQFLYEIHGFDLASPKMVIKKFFELGYLQYDELDVFLHALDIRNSCNHIYNHSVFVELYKQIVEYRGFFPRIIQRLE from the coding sequence ATGGAAGAAAAATTAGATAATTTACGAAACCAATGTTTTGCCGCAGTCCAAGATTTCGAGAAAGCCCTCGACATCGACCTTACCAGGCTGGATGCCCAGCTCATCGATGTTATACAAAACGGGCAGGTGCAAAAATTTGAAATAGCCGTTGAAATATGCTGGAAAACTATTAAGCAATTTTTGTATGAAATCCATGGGTTCGACCTTGCAAGCCCAAAAATGGTTATAAAAAAATTTTTCGAGCTGGGGTATTTACAGTATGATGAACTTGATGTGTTCCTTCACGCCCTGGATATCCGTAACTCCTGCAATCATATTTACAATCATTCCGTTTTTGTAGAGCTCTATAAACAAATTGTCGAATACAGGGGCTTTTTCCCGCGGATTATCCAGAGGCTGGAGTAA
- a CDS encoding nucleotidyltransferase family protein, translating into MNDSAYVDTEREQAYEALLRERVLSLCAGLPCTIYLFGSRARKQARRSSDFDIGIEGLDTQTFRRLKIALQDWLEESPIPHTIDVIDFSHADPVFVIHAKKDAIIWKKN; encoded by the coding sequence ATGAACGATTCTGCCTATGTTGATACAGAACGAGAACAGGCCTATGAAGCCTTGCTTCGGGAACGGGTGCTCAGCCTCTGTGCAGGGTTACCCTGTACCATATACCTCTTTGGATCCCGAGCCAGAAAACAGGCACGGCGCAGTTCAGACTTTGATATTGGTATTGAAGGGCTGGATACCCAAACCTTTAGAAGGTTGAAAATTGCTCTGCAAGACTGGTTAGAAGAAAGCCCAATCCCCCATACTATAGATGTTATTGACTTTTCCCATGCCGATCCGGTCTTTGTAATCCATGCGAAAAAGGATGCTATAATATGGAAGAAAAATTAG
- a CDS encoding NUDIX domain-containing protein has product MSDKQNEQVLCVARSALAELIDLSQELFHIDEHTAFQAMQRGGAAFIIRRQAEQDPSYKQLIPYCILQDPEGRFLCYPRQGTEKRLHGLYSLGIGGHINPEDAVLQDDQIDVERTVMRALVREASEEAGLQGHGMKSQFRGLIHEERSPVGMVHLGLVYTIQTRSELLKPGEELAGSLWLSPEALKEKLETESASLETWSTLALELIGQGM; this is encoded by the coding sequence ATGTCAGACAAACAGAATGAACAGGTACTCTGCGTAGCCCGCAGTGCCCTAGCCGAGCTCATCGATCTGAGCCAGGAATTATTTCATATTGATGAACATACAGCTTTTCAGGCGATGCAGCGGGGCGGTGCGGCCTTTATAATCCGCAGGCAGGCTGAGCAGGATCCTTCGTATAAACAGCTCATCCCCTATTGTATCCTGCAGGACCCGGAGGGGCGGTTCCTTTGTTATCCCCGGCAGGGAACGGAAAAGCGGCTCCATGGCTTATACTCCCTTGGTATTGGGGGACACATCAATCCGGAAGATGCAGTCTTGCAGGATGATCAGATTGATGTAGAGCGGACGGTCATGCGGGCCCTGGTGCGGGAAGCGTCGGAAGAAGCGGGCTTGCAGGGGCATGGTATGAAAAGCCAATTCCGGGGCCTTATTCACGAGGAGCGAAGTCCCGTCGGCATGGTGCACCTGGGCCTGGTGTACACCATACAAACCAGGAGCGAATTGCTTAAGCCGGGGGAGGAGTTGGCGGGCAGTCTCTGGCTCAGCCCTGAAGCCCTTAAGGAAAAACTGGAAACTGAATCGGCAAGCCTCGAAACCTGGTCCACCCTGGCCTTAGAGCTTATAGGGCAGGGGATGTAG
- a CDS encoding ATP-binding protein: protein MATYIRRRMERVALDMAKSFPVVTIIGPRQSGKTTLVRKVFPEYGYVNLEQPDIRLFAEQDPRAFLKRYAPPIIIDEIQRVPDLLSYIQVMVDEDRTRRGQFILTGSHQIGLRAAISQSLVGRTALLRLLPLSVSELYDAGIILDRDEYLYRGCMPRLYEDELSPTILYGQYYQTYVERDVRQIANIRNIIAFETFIRLLAGRIGQVVNMSDLANSTGMSASTLTEWLGILEASFIIFRLPPYFENFGKRLIKSPKIFFTEPGLAAWLLGIQEARQIGISPYLGGLFENLVVVEALKARFNDGKESNLYFWRDNNGLEADLLASNFGGLTPIEIKASMTFSKDFGKAFPRLRKASDTIKAGYVIYAGDLEAEVSGTRFINFTKTEKVIREV from the coding sequence ATGGCAACCTACATTCGGCGCAGGATGGAAAGAGTAGCCTTGGACATGGCAAAGAGCTTTCCGGTGGTCACCATTATCGGTCCCCGACAATCAGGCAAGACAACCCTGGTCCGGAAGGTATTTCCTGAGTATGGCTATGTTAATCTGGAACAGCCCGATATACGACTGTTTGCGGAACAGGATCCTCGAGCCTTTTTAAAGCGCTATGCTCCACCGATTATTATAGATGAAATTCAGCGGGTTCCGGACCTGCTCAGTTATATCCAGGTTATGGTGGATGAAGACCGGACCCGTCGGGGCCAATTTATACTGACGGGAAGTCACCAAATCGGTCTCAGGGCGGCGATAAGTCAATCTTTAGTGGGGAGGACAGCGCTTTTGCGCCTGCTACCCCTCTCTGTGTCGGAACTGTATGACGCGGGTATTATACTAGACCGGGATGAGTACCTGTACCGTGGTTGTATGCCCAGACTGTATGAAGATGAGCTATCACCGACCATCCTGTACGGCCAGTATTATCAAACCTATGTTGAGCGGGATGTCCGGCAAATTGCTAATATCCGTAATATCATAGCCTTTGAGACCTTTATCCGGTTGCTTGCCGGCCGGATTGGCCAGGTAGTGAATATGAGCGATTTAGCTAACTCGACAGGGATGAGTGCCTCTACCCTTACCGAATGGTTAGGAATTTTGGAAGCCTCATTTATCATTTTCCGATTGCCCCCTTATTTTGAAAATTTTGGCAAGCGGCTCATCAAGTCGCCTAAGATCTTCTTTACCGAACCCGGCCTTGCCGCATGGCTCCTGGGAATACAGGAGGCCAGGCAAATCGGGATCAGTCCCTATCTCGGTGGTCTTTTTGAAAATCTCGTGGTTGTAGAAGCTCTGAAAGCACGGTTCAACGACGGCAAAGAGTCCAATCTCTATTTCTGGCGGGACAACAACGGCTTGGAAGCGGACCTGCTAGCCAGCAACTTTGGGGGACTTACGCCCATCGAGATTAAGGCATCAATGACCTTTTCAAAGGATTTTGGCAAAGCTTTTCCCCGACTCAGAAAAGCAAGCGATACTATTAAGGCGGGCTACGTCATCTATGCGGGAGACTTGGAGGCAGAAGTTTCCGGGACCCGGTTCATCAACTTTACCAAAACAGAAAAGGTCATACGGGAAGTTTAA
- a CDS encoding type II toxin-antitoxin system HicB family antitoxin has protein sequence MMFHVILEQDEDGWVVAECPALPGCISQGKDEKEALDNIREAIQAWLWAEDQKSLDVVQRSGKEPILITV, from the coding sequence ATGATGTTTCATGTCATTCTGGAACAGGATGAAGATGGTTGGGTTGTTGCTGAATGCCCTGCATTGCCCGGTTGTATTTCGCAAGGTAAAGATGAAAAAGAAGCACTCGATAATATTCGTGAAGCTATACAAGCGTGGCTCTGGGCTGAAGATCAGAAATCGCTTGATGTTGTTCAACGATCCGGAAAAGAACCTATCCTTATCACCGTATGA
- a CDS encoding DDE-type integrase/transposase/recombinase, with product MYLVVILDLYSRKILSWKVSNTMDTDFCVASLEESIKQWGIPAIFNTDQGSQFTSDAFISVLESYGIRISMDSKNRALDNIYMERVWRTIKYEDIYIKDYQTMTELKEGLKTYVTFYNSKRYHQSLDYATPDEIYAQAFKAAIASEEALTA from the coding sequence GTGTACCTGGTGGTCATACTCGACCTGTATTCTCGTAAGATATTGTCCTGGAAGGTCTCAAATACCATGGATACGGACTTTTGTGTAGCTTCCCTTGAAGAATCAATCAAACAGTGGGGGATCCCGGCTATCTTCAATACGGATCAGGGGAGTCAGTTTACCAGCGATGCTTTTATTTCAGTCCTTGAATCGTATGGCATTCGTATCAGTATGGATAGCAAAAATCGAGCTCTTGATAATATTTACATGGAACGGGTCTGGCGTACCATCAAGTATGAAGATATTTATATCAAAGACTATCAAACCATGACTGAACTCAAGGAGGGACTAAAAACCTATGTAACTTTTTACAACAGTAAACGGTACCATCAATCGTTGGACTATGCTACACCAGATGAAATCTATGCTCAGGCATTTAAAGCTGCCATAGCATCAGAGGAGGCTCTCACTGCTTAA
- a CDS encoding transposase: MRKRYDKAFKAKVALEALRGDKTVQELAALYEVHPNMVTLWKKQLLEGAEVLFEKPGKDTERHEMEQKQDELYKQIGKLQIENEFLKKSTNNYTGPNRRYRTGLSRIIDTRAMPNTGNNSSKLLLQGRRKGRR, encoded by the coding sequence ATGAGGAAACGATACGATAAGGCATTTAAAGCGAAGGTGGCTCTCGAAGCCCTTCGGGGTGATAAAACGGTCCAGGAACTAGCAGCTCTTTATGAGGTTCATCCAAACATGGTGACCCTCTGGAAGAAACAGCTTCTTGAAGGAGCTGAAGTGCTCTTTGAAAAGCCAGGGAAGGATACGGAACGGCACGAGATGGAGCAGAAACAGGATGAGTTGTATAAGCAAATCGGTAAGCTCCAGATAGAGAACGAATTCTTAAAAAAAAGTACAAACAATTATACGGGACCGAACCGCCGCTATAGAACCGGACTATCCAGAATTATCGATACGAGAGCAATGCCGAATACTGGGAATAACTCGAGCAAGTTATTACTACAAGGCCGTAGAAAAGGACGAAGATAG
- a CDS encoding type II toxin-antitoxin system Phd/YefM family antitoxin, whose amino-acid sequence MIAVGVRELKNQLSQYLQYVKRGEKVLITEHNRVIAEISLPVKEVSNTDVEMELEKLTAVGKLIKAKRNNSIQLKTETPTGIDWISIYKENRES is encoded by the coding sequence ATGATTGCAGTTGGCGTAAGAGAATTGAAGAATCAGCTTTCTCAGTACCTACAATATGTTAAGCGTGGTGAGAAGGTGCTTATTACAGAACACAATCGGGTTATAGCAGAAATCTCCTTACCTGTAAAAGAGGTTTCGAATACGGATGTAGAGATGGAGTTGGAAAAACTAACTGCCGTTGGAAAGTTGATTAAAGCAAAAAGAAACAATTCTATTCAGTTAAAAACAGAAACGCCTACTGGTATTGATTGGATTTCAATCTATAAAGAAAACCGAGAGTCTTAA
- a CDS encoding type II toxin-antitoxin system VapC family toxin, whose protein sequence is MLYYFDSSVLLAILLDEKRKDKALDLWNEASIRVSSILLKLETITVLRRTFEHNKTKLETNWITKKTAELQEFLKEVNFRIIDEDIENIIVLRKEIAKCKTLDAIHIATALEFSSLIPASDLYFYTFDKNMSELAKSCKFKINKLEEDHFIQ, encoded by the coding sequence ATGTTATATTATTTTGATTCAAGTGTTCTATTAGCAATTCTCCTTGACGAAAAAAGAAAAGATAAGGCATTGGATTTATGGAATGAAGCTTCTATACGGGTGAGTTCAATTTTACTAAAATTAGAAACAATTACAGTTTTGAGGAGAACCTTTGAACATAACAAAACAAAACTTGAAACAAACTGGATTACAAAGAAAACTGCTGAATTACAAGAATTTTTAAAAGAAGTCAACTTTAGAATCATTGATGAAGATATTGAAAATATAATTGTACTAAGGAAGGAAATCGCAAAATGCAAAACTCTTGACGCTATACATATTGCTACAGCGTTAGAGTTTAGCAGTTTAATCCCTGCATCAGACTTATATTTTTATACATTTGATAAAAATATGTCAGAACTTGCAAAATCATGTAAGTTCAAAATCAATAAATTGGAAGAAGACCATTTCATTCAATAA
- a CDS encoding DEAD/DEAH box helicase family protein — translation MKLKFRHQKFQSDAANAVCDVFAGQPFHAPTYMIDPGLDNVNEFSDPSYWQKGFNNAPVAISDDRILEHIKAIQRAGQIKPSEKLEGRYNLTIEMETGVGKTYTYIKTMYELNKRYGWSKFIIVVPSVAIREGVYKSFQITEEHFTEDYGKKIRYFIYNSSQLTEIDRFASDSAINAMIINSQAFNARGKDARRIYMKLDEFRSRRPIDILAKTNPILIIDEPQSVEGAATKERLKEFNPLFTLRYSATHRADSVYNMIYRLDAIEAYNKKLVKKIAVKGISVSGNTATEGYVYVQSINLSKGNPTATIEFDVKGGTGIRKASRVVCEGYSLYENSGELAEYKDGYTVLRIDGRDSSVEFTNGKKLFAGDVIGSVSEEQLRRIQIRETILSHIERERQLFTKGIKVLSLFFIDEVAKYKQYDAHGNAMGGAYAQIFEEEYKSVIGNMRLKLEDSEEYLRYLDGIPAERTHAGYFSIDKKSGRMIDSELNDKKERTSDDADAYDLIMKDKERLLDRNEPVRFIFSHSALREGWDNPNVFQICTLKQSGSDVRKRQEVGRGLRLAVNQNGERMDENILSHDEIHNVNVLTVIANESYDSFAKGLQSEIAEAVADRPCKVEAKLFKEKFSEETAIAIYESLIENGYVRRGELTDKYYEEKKNGTLKLPVEAEGRIAEVVSILDSIYDPNITKPENARKNTVDVTLDKDKMNSRAFQELWSRINSKSYYTVSFNEEELIKKAITELNSRLRVSKIYFRVEKGEQTKTIESKDQLQAGTAFIRSEMIREEAPSYREMKASSSVHYDLVGNIVSETGLTRKAVVNILAGIEKTVFEQFGCITPRNLSFVRQTLSTSRKLQRLLSISHTTN, via the coding sequence ATGAAGCTGAAATTCCGGCACCAAAAGTTCCAGTCTGATGCGGCCAATGCCGTATGCGATGTGTTTGCAGGCCAGCCCTTCCACGCGCCGACTTATATGATCGACCCCGGTTTGGATAATGTGAACGAATTTTCTGACCCCTCTTATTGGCAGAAGGGTTTTAATAACGCGCCTGTGGCTATCAGTGACGACAGGATCCTGGAGCATATAAAAGCTATTCAACGGGCGGGGCAGATAAAGCCCTCTGAAAAACTTGAAGGGCGGTATAACCTAACCATTGAAATGGAAACCGGCGTAGGCAAGACCTACACCTATATCAAGACGATGTATGAACTGAATAAACGGTATGGGTGGAGCAAATTCATCATTGTCGTGCCAAGCGTCGCTATCCGCGAGGGAGTGTATAAGTCGTTCCAAATAACGGAGGAACATTTTACCGAGGATTATGGAAAGAAAATACGTTACTTCATCTATAATTCCTCTCAGCTTACCGAGATTGACCGTTTTGCCTCCGACAGCGCGATAAATGCGATGATCATAAACAGCCAGGCGTTCAATGCCAGAGGCAAGGACGCAAGGCGTATTTATATGAAACTGGATGAATTCCGTTCCCGCCGCCCCATTGATATCTTAGCGAAAACAAATCCGATACTCATTATCGATGAGCCGCAATCGGTCGAGGGCGCGGCTACAAAAGAGCGGTTGAAGGAGTTCAATCCGTTGTTTACGCTGCGCTACTCGGCAACCCACCGCGCGGACAGCGTATATAACATGATTTACCGCCTTGACGCGATAGAAGCCTACAACAAAAAGCTTGTTAAGAAGATTGCCGTCAAAGGTATATCAGTTTCGGGAAACACCGCCACGGAAGGGTATGTTTATGTACAGAGCATCAACCTCTCCAAGGGCAACCCTACGGCCACCATTGAGTTTGACGTAAAGGGCGGTACGGGAATCCGCAAAGCCTCCCGCGTGGTGTGCGAGGGTTACAGTTTATACGAGAACTCCGGCGAACTTGCCGAGTATAAAGATGGCTACACTGTTCTCCGGATTGACGGACGTGATTCGTCTGTGGAGTTCACAAATGGTAAAAAGCTTTTTGCGGGCGACGTTATAGGCTCGGTCAGCGAAGAGCAGCTGCGCCGCATTCAAATAAGAGAAACAATCCTCTCCCACATCGAGCGGGAGCGTCAGCTTTTCACCAAAGGAATCAAGGTCTTGTCCTTGTTCTTTATTGACGAGGTGGCAAAGTACAAACAGTATGACGCACACGGCAACGCCATGGGCGGCGCGTACGCGCAGATTTTTGAGGAAGAATATAAGTCCGTTATCGGCAATATGAGGCTTAAGCTTGAGGATTCGGAGGAGTATTTGAGATACCTGGACGGCATACCCGCCGAACGGACACACGCCGGATACTTTTCCATAGACAAGAAAAGCGGTCGAATGATTGACAGCGAGCTTAACGACAAGAAGGAGCGCACATCCGACGATGCCGATGCTTACGATCTTATTATGAAGGATAAGGAGCGTCTGCTTGACCGTAATGAGCCTGTACGGTTCATATTCAGCCACTCCGCCCTGCGTGAGGGCTGGGATAACCCGAATGTGTTTCAAATATGCACACTAAAGCAAAGCGGCAGCGATGTTCGCAAGCGTCAGGAAGTCGGTCGCGGCCTGCGCCTTGCCGTCAATCAAAACGGCGAGCGTATGGATGAGAATATCCTCTCTCACGACGAGATACACAATGTCAATGTGCTAACCGTTATTGCCAATGAAAGCTATGACAGTTTCGCCAAAGGCTTGCAAAGCGAGATTGCCGAGGCGGTCGCTGACAGGCCTTGCAAAGTTGAGGCAAAGTTGTTTAAGGAGAAGTTCAGCGAAGAGACTGCAATTGCAATCTATGAAAGTCTTATAGAAAATGGCTATGTAAGACGCGGTGAACTTACTGATAAATATTATGAGGAAAAGAAGAACGGCACTCTGAAGTTACCTGTGGAAGCGGAAGGGAGAATTGCTGAAGTTGTCTCTATACTGGATTCCATCTACGATCCTAACATAACTAAGCCAGAGAACGCTCGCAAAAACACGGTCGATGTGACGCTAGACAAGGATAAGATGAACAGCCGTGCTTTCCAGGAACTCTGGTCCCGTATTAATAGCAAAAGCTACTACACGGTCAGCTTCAACGAGGAAGAGCTAATCAAAAAGGCAATTACAGAGCTCAATTCCAGACTGCGTGTATCCAAGATTTATTTCAGAGTTGAGAAAGGCGAACAGACAAAGACTATTGAGTCCAAAGATCAATTGCAAGCAGGAACGGCTTTTATACGATCCGAAATGATCCGAGAGGAAGCTCCTTCATACAGGGAAATGAAAGCGAGCAGTTCGGTTCATTATGACTTGGTTGGTAACATCGTTTCAGAAACCGGACTTACTCGAAAAGCCGTAGTTAACATACTAGCTGGTATTGAAAAAACTGTATTTGAACAGTTCGGGTGTATAACCCCGAGGAATTTATCATTCGTGCGGCAAACATTATCAACGAGCAGAAAGCTACAGCGATTATTGAGCATATCACATACGACAAACTGA